A single Gasterosteus aculeatus chromosome 2, fGasAcu3.hap1.1, whole genome shotgun sequence DNA region contains:
- the wnk3 gene encoding uncharacterized protein wnk3 isoform X3, with translation MATDPGEPTGTEDSSEKPDGRREEDAEREGGEDPHRERTNNNPSAFLPSNTRERKATGGEDGRIQGGGGGGEPRQEGEENPARPISFSTPSIPVETGQKRLRREKRFFRKSVEVCEEDDEVEVTPEATHSAPHLELRSSDSVFASGAQQQGAASLSAAAGHDPSGTASHQEPGKEVPSATPTQRGKERDREQEEEAEMKAVATSPGGRFLKFDIELGRGAFKTVYKGLDTETWVEVAWCELQDRKLTKAEQQRFKEEAEMLKGLQHPNIVRFYDSWESVLRGKKCIVLVTELMTSGTLKTYLKRFKVMKPKVLRSWCRQILKGLHFLHTRTPPIVHRDLKCDNIFITGPTGSVKIGDLGLATLMRTSFAKSVIGTPEFMAPEMYEEHYDESVDVYAFGMCMLEMATSEYPYSECQNPAQIYRKVTSGIKPASFDKVNDPEIKEIIECCIRQNKSQRLSIRDLLNHAFFGEDTGVRVELAEEDTGTQESLALRIWVDEPKKLKGKHKDNEAIEFSYDLENDSAEEVALEMVKSGFFHESDAKVVGKSIRDRVNLIKKSRERRQQQLFQQQQGFEEKRDPALTSNTLSHPSCPSSLAPGAAGQGGGGGGGGGGGGGGGGGGGQGAEELPEVDQQVRQQHIFSGTNLGLPGESIGTANCESYASGQSQAYLQQGESYTNSQNILPTTASTTGALVHPQMLPVVESVSVPNVPIGQSVSMSSMPGGQSGGGPVAQTYLQPSTMVPQVSQSVPQHVFQSQTFPSDTFQTATPHGSLAPSHSYIPPVSPQAPTNVLTTSISANDPAGLGGPNVPLAQQTQPPATPMQLSDIIPQAAPQQTQSVMIPQRTIVHQQQIGMDPQTTGLQQMEAQATLPQQQVIASQPATEHHPQSLSATAVQNHQHEPQQQIYVPRPVPPVHTSLQQQVSPIHAGMEQPCRAMSMPKEGEQCQTYKQQPTGGPREQTMIQPQVQQQQIQQALLQQQQAFLLEQHQKVLLQQQQQQAQLQQQQQLEQQQALLNKKFMDQQQQQALIQQQQEKQQQQQQGLLQQQQPQQALLQHLLEQQQQQPSSQQKQQNQLYQQLGQNHSGIQMEPDKQQKSGQQQQQIVLQQQAQQSQQQAEQLHQQVLLRQREQQQQQALIQQHLQQQAILQQHQLQQKAQLQQQQHEQQQVQLKQQIEQQQHALLQQQFEQQRQQQVLLQHQQAERLQQQALIQQQMQEQQQQAAIAQLQQTEKQEPVPIPQSNSKQQIQQQPTDVQHASIPKLNASQFAPHTALTQQQVIEQHQQAALIQQHHTTVMEPQLQASIEVSPQQTQMPTQAPVPMAIQTTHIPLQTAAVVSAQVLTQQGQSEAHPHNQVPLQFIAQSTVQSAQAVIEAQGSPPTAVIQQQTRIIQTQQIPLQTSYPGPAALTQRQVTAQPLPASATPPPELTTGQSQPPLCQGPSVDIQMMGLQNQAPVQPPAAITPIPSKIQYETLVHAQMPGPLHPQIQQQTQCHVPRQMQAQANAGPLTPQFISQPTHQAMQQDATHFIQQQQPQEQLLQSHLGILSSGSAGSVGTTTDCLNSAGGPVNFVAIPHPLSQAGQAYVQGQTMLHPVIQAQQQPPGGAAEPSVIQPMALPPMPQSTVQYQQKLSQAPQPLAPPPAQAQLPAQPIQTRIQQPLPIKQSPIAFDEGQLLSQCPPAFHLMTNRPAQIAAGASSSVQHQAKQMLPAHTHSQTSIQEQSNSQTQKHTQTHTETTIAEQPVLPLAVSFAQQMPINPSHNSCPPTSLAFLPFPSSRHPNASPAPELPTSPPAAQVTLPGQAAFIPASPPPVTALQPLDSNAPKLPQASLQDCDLSLLGIAQDGPYLSSTECHSSSGSVPANVEETFQLLANGKFEKLKTQRRTSCQRSEKVSHQFQLTMLEVSGSGDNMVECQLETHTNKMVTFKFDIEGDAPEDIADYMVEQDFVLDVETEKFVEELRAIVKQAHEILQTHSQTGSTDQLHVSTPTSSSVDSATHSSPVGRWRFFINQTIRQRDSLSGQGAGTPPPCVEMRIPESPKAERESEGSQSLESPTEMVFNPCPTLSATSPPISIVLPPKPMVPSATAAPSPQNTLSESMSAPASTLEASVPSTASGGLELPVLPSAPVDQIHTVPSSITIPDAANCPTLSTLSTAPTVVFPTPPTIIPDVLSPPGSSSCSTLGQSVGDTVIPAPKSSSSFHPTPPAPAVTSTQLQQERALQQSLQHLQPQQPMQPPMPLQQQMPEMQVFPQTGHAELSQQSAPLQQFLPPMSLQQPPQDLFQEQTAQHSPQIQQPALPQQVLAPQAAVVPQQQAHIDHQQQQQLHLQQNIHLQQLQQQQQQMLMGAVALTTDQSQMLPLSISQQFLQQQAQLSGSSLAQPQIPQQTPQIAAELLHQHVQSLQHTEQQQEMAKGTDTSQKPPQFLQQKQSSLQISESEVSTGETCFTDDTCSYSTPFHPSSDSSVPPLHLGTSEAPVPTLSLAMTPSPAQPSSVAESDSEGPPKIEYVDNRIKTLDEKLRNLLYQEYSSGAGLCASGPTSATSTSAGGDESCEPQSLRHLSLTLPPSSSDTSPQSSSSSSPTTSRSSSTSPDPERDGAGREASSELPNFAEMEPVEQQPCPSLPSNSASSTPPASLLPPNHDEFGRPQRPPVPGEPTILAVPPHSDTSTTGDATWPHNQHPIPLRHGHQKHNAGEGSSSSQTLREEMEAPPPNPPHSRQGRFQVTPVLQSSPPKAAPSGPGSTHRKVGRFSVTQAETKKEHRQPNSSPLSPDLVRERRRSRAKDAEKEESKRTPAMAHLPRGHGHSHSPLDSSDDDDDECELEDEDLRKELHRLREKHIKEVVSLQSQQNSELQELYRQLRSLKDQRQSLPISLSRSTPLPTGPPVLSPRRPRPAKIRLRPRPHSHMDNNGVTYSGIQQSSFSGGEQRILPLCCNPEHCPSLPAKRDHSPLQQSTFTDELHKLVDNWTKETVDPVPPKPSLNQIKQIQQVQELGSWSQQAEVAPPGWFPGAPLNPQAAPTPACLPVAAPPQYTGGGSLSTLHSPGPPLQTHMAQVPQPSLHLQQSIPLQQLTYQQPPLSQQITQPRLQAPTEPRSLSQTRPVTQPPHSPPQGQPLLPSQIPTPPVSMVASLLPGTAAAKDSTAATGGAFCPCSATSSTSSSSCSTAALPSSAKIHPKTPSSSLSLGQK, from the exons GACCGCAAGCTGACCAAGGCGGAGCAGCAGCGCTTCAAGGAGGAGGCCGAGATGCTGAAGGGGCTTCAGCACCCAAACATCGTTCGCTTCTACGATTCCTGGGAGTCCGTGCTCCGTGGCAAGAAGTGCATCGTACTGGTCACTGAACTCATGACGTCAGGAACACTCAAAAC TTACCTGAAGCGCTTTAAGGTGATGAAGCCCAAGGTTCTGAGGAGCTGGTGTCGGCAAATCCTGAAGGGCCTTCACTTCCTTCACACCAGGACTCCTCCAATAGTCCACCGGGACCTCAAGTGTGACAACATCTTCATAACCGGCCCCACAGGCTCCGTCAAGATAGGGGACCTGGGACTGGCCACTCTTATGCGAACCTCCTTTGCCAAGAGTGTCATTG GAACCCCAGAGTTCATGGCTCCAGAGATGTATGAGGAGCACTACGATGAGTCTGTGGACGTCTACGCCTTCGGGATGTGCATGCTGGAGATGGCCACTTCAGAGTACCCCTACTCCGAGTGCCAAAATCCCGCTCAGATCTATCGCAAAGTCACGAGC ggtatAAAGCCAGCCAGCTTTGATAAAGTGAATGACCCAGAAATCAAGGAGATCATCGAATGTTGCATTCGTCAGAACAAGAGTCAGAG ACTCTCCATCCGAGACCTACTGaaccacgcattctttggggAGGACACAGGGGTCCGGGTGGAGTTGGCGGAGGAGGACACAGGCACCCAGGAAAGTCTGGCTCTCCGGATTTGGGTTGATGAGCCCAAGAAGCTAAAGGGGAAGCACAAAGACAACGAGGCCATCGAGTTTAGCTACGACCTGGAGAATGATAGCGCCGAGGAAGTGGCTCTAGAGATG gtGAAGTCGGGATTCTTCCATGAGAGTGATGCTAAGGTGGTGGGAAAATCCATCCGAGACCGCGTTAATCTTATCAAAAAGTCGCGGGAGCGTcgacagcagcagctcttccagcagcagcaaggCTTCGAAGAAAAAAGAGACCCCGCTCTCACCTCCAACACCCTTTCTCATCCATCCTGTCCATCCTCACTGGCGCCAGGGGCAGctggacagggaggaggaggtggaggaggaggaggaggaggaggaggaggaggaggaggaggagggcagggggCTGAGGAGCTGCCTGAAGTGGACCAGCAAGTCAGGCAGCAACATATTTTTAGTGGGACAAACCTTGGTCTGCCAG GTGAGAGCATCGGGACCGCCAACTGTGAATCTTATGCAAGTGGACAGAGCCAGGCGTACTTGCAACAAGGGGAGTCCTACACAAACTCCCAGAATATTCTCCCAACTACGGCCTCT ACTACTGGTGCATTGGTTCATCCTCAAATGCTCCCAGTTGTGGAGAGTGTGAGTGTTCCAAATGTGCCCATCGGTCAGAGCGTTAGTATGTCCAGCATGCCCGGGGGCCAAAGCGGAGGGGGACCCGTTGCTCAGACTTATCTTCAGCCCAGTACCATGGTTCCACAGGTATCACAAAGTGTCCCTCAACACGTGTTTCAG TCACAAACATTCCCATCAGATACGTTTCAAACTGCGACCCCCCATGGGTCATTGGCCCcctcacattcatacataccTCCCGTTTCCCCACAAGCGCCCACTAATGTTCTCACTACGTCCATATCAGCCAATGATCCTGCTGGACTAGGGGGGCCAAATGTGCCTCTCGCTCAGCAGACCCAACCCCCTGCCACTCCCATGCAGCTCAGTGACATCATTCCCCAGGCAGCCCCCCAGCAAACACAGTCTGTCATGATCCCTCAGCGGACTATTGTCCATCAACAACAGATAGGGATGGATCCCCAGACCACCGGCCTTCAGCAAATGGAGGCCCAGGCCACTCTGCCCCAACAACAAGTTATTGCGAGTCAGCCGGCGACGGAACATCACCCACAGAGCCTTTCAGCTACGGCTGTCCAGAACCATCAACATGAGCCTCAGCAGCAGATCTACGTACCGAGGCCCGTTCCACCTGTCCACACAAGTCTTCAGCAGCAGGTATCACCTATACACGCAGGGATGGAGCAGCCATGTCGAGCCATGTCAATGCCAAAGGAAGGGGAGCAGTGTCAGACCTACAAACAACAACCGACCGGCGGTCCTCGTGAACAGACCATGATACAACCGCAAGTCCAACAACAACAGATTCAGCAAGCTCTGTTACAACAGCAACAAGCTTTCCTGCTCGAGCAACATCAGAAAGTACTActtcaacagcagcaacaacaggcccaattacaacaacaacaacaactggagcAGCAGCAAGCCCTTTTAAACAAGAAATTCATGgatcaacaacagcagcaggctcttatacagcagcaacaagagaagcagcagcagcaacagcaaggtcttctacaacaacaacaacctcaaCAAGCACTTTTACAGCATCTGTtagagcagcaacaacagcagccttCTTCACAGCAAAAGCAGCAGAATCAGTTGTATCAACAACTTGGACAGAACCACAGTGGAATACAAATGGAACCAGATAAACAACAGAAAAGtggacaacagcagcaacaaattGTGTTACAGCAACAAGCCCAACAGTCTCAACAGCAAGCAGAACAATTGCATCAGCAAGTCTTGCTCCGACAAAgggaacaacaacagcaacaagcaCTAATACAACAACATCTTCAACAGCAAGCTATTTTACAACAGCATCAACTACAACAGAAAGctcagctacagcagcagcaacatgagcaGCAACAAGTGCAACTCAAACAGCAGATAGAGCAGCAACAGCACGCTCTGTTGCAACAACAGTTTGAGCAACAGCGTCAGCAACAAGTGCTGTTACAACATCAGCAAGCAGAAAGGTTACAGCAACAGGCTCTGATACAGCAACAGATGCAAGAGCAACAGCAACAAGCCGCCATTGCGCAACTTCAGCAAACTGAGAAGCAAGAGCCTGTCCCTATTCCACAAAGTAACAGTAAGCAGCAGATTCAGCAGCAACCAACTGATGTGCAGCACGCGAGCATCCCAAAACTAAACGCCTCTCAGTTTGCACCTCATACCGCTCTGACACAGCAGCAAGTAATCGAGCAACATCAGCAAGCAGCGTTGATCCAGCAGCATCACACCACCGTGATGGAACCTCAGTTGCAGGCCAGCATTGAGGTGAGTCCGCAGCAAACTCAAATGCCCACACAGGCCCCAGTCCCCATGGCTATTCAGACGACGCACATCCCTCTTCAGACAGCTGCTGTGGTCTCAGCTCAGGTCCTTACCCAGCAAGGACAAAGTGAGGCTCATCCCCACAACCAGGTCCCACTCCAGTTTATAGCCCAGTCCACAGTCCAATCAGCTCAGGCTGTGATTGAGGCTCAAGGATCTCCTCCTACGGCAGTGATCCAGCAACAGACCCGCATCATCCAGACCCAGCAAATTCCTCTACAGACCAGTTACCCAGGACCTGCCGCACTCACGCAGAGGCAGGTAACTGCTCAGCCGTTACCTGCCTCTGCGACTCCGCCTCCGGAACTCACAACCGGCCAGTCCCAGCCTCCACTTTGCCAGGGCCCATCTGTGGACATTCAAATGATGGGCCTGCAAAACCAAGCGCCGGTTCAGCCTCCAGCTGCCATCACTCCAATTCCCAGTAAGATCCAATATGAAACTCTTGTTCATGCTCAAATGCCAGGCCCCTTGCACCCCCAGATCCAGCAACAGACTCAATGCCATGTACCTAGGCAGATGCAGGCTCAGGCTAACGCTGGCCCTTTGACCCCTCAGTTTATCTCTCAGCCTACCCACCAAGCCATGCAACAGGATGCGACTCATTTtattcaacagcagcagccacaagAGCAACTTCTGCAGTCTCATCTGGGGATTCTGTCTTCTGGCTCCGCCGGAAGCGTTGGAACAACGACAGATTGTCTGAATTCAGCAGGAGGCCCTGTAAACTTTGTTGCCATTCCTCATCCTTTGTCGCAAGCTGGCCAAGCTTATGTTCAAGGCCAAACAATGCTGCATCCAGTTATTCAGGCCCAGCAGCAGCCCCCAGGAGGCGCTGCCGAACCGTCAGTCATTCAACCCATGGCCCTGCCTCCGATGCCGCAGTCTACTGTGCAATACCAACAGAAGCTTTCTCAAGCGCCGCAGCCACtcgctccacctcctgcacagGCCCAGTTACCGGCACAGCCCATCCAAACCCGCATCCAGCAGCCTCTTCCTATAAAGCAGTCGCCGATAGCCTTTGACGAGGGTCAGCTGCTCTCACAGTGTCCACCCGCCTTCCACCTGATGACTAATCGTCCTGCTCAAATAGCGGCAGGCGCGTCTTCATCTGTGCAGCACCAAGCCAAGCAGATgctgcctgctcacacacactcccaaacCAGCATTCAGGAGCAATCAAACtcccaaacacagaaacacactcagacacacaccgaGACAACTATTGCTGAACAGCCTGTGCTACCCCTCGCCGTCTCTTTCGCACAACAAATGCCCATCAACCCGTCACATAACTCATGTCCCCCGACATCCCTAGCATTTCTCCCATTCCCTTCATCCCGCCATCCCAACGCTTCTCCTGCGCCAGAGCTGCCTACTTCTCCTCCAGCGGCCCAGGTAACCTTACCCGGGCAGGCCGCCTTTATACCCGCCTCCCCTCCACCTGTCACTGCTCTACAACCGCTTGACTCTAACGCCCCCAAACTGCCCCAAGCCTCGCTGCAAGACTGTGACCTTTCGCTGCTGGGCATTGCTCAG GACGGTCCGTACCTCTCAAGTACAGAATGCCATTCTTCATCAGG GTCTGTTCCAGCTAATGTAGAAGAAACATTTCAGCTCTTAGCCAACGGGAAGTTTGAGAAATTAAAGACTCAAAGGAGAACTTCCTGTCAGAGGTCTGAGAAAGTTTCACATCAGTTTCAACTGACCATGCTcgag GTGTCAGGCAGTGGGGACAATATGGTGGAATGCCAGTTGGAAACCCATACCAACAAGATGGTGACATTTAAGTTTGACATTGAAGGGGACGCACCAGAGGACATAGCTGACTACATG GTGGAGCAGGACTTTGTCCTTGATGTAGAGACGGAGAAATTTGTTGAAGAGCTTAGAGCCATAGTTAAGCAAGCTCACGAAATTCTTCAAACACATTCGCAG aCTGGATCAACCGACCAGTTGCATGTGAGCACTCCCACTAGCTCTTCAG TGGACTCAGCGACCCATTCTTCACCAGTGGGACGCTGGCGCTTCTTCATTAACCAGACCATCCGACAAAGAGACTCTCTATCAGGTCAGGGAGCCGGCACACCACCACCCTGCGTGGAGATGAGAATACCTGAGTCTCCTAAAGCAGAGAGAG AAAGTGAAGGATCCCAGAGTCTGGAGTCCCCGACGGAAATGGTCTTTAACCCCTGTCCCACCCTTTCTGCCACCTCCCCTCCAATCTCCATTGTCTTACCCCCTAAACCCATGGTCCCCTCAGCCACTGCTGCCCCAAGTCCTCAAAACACTTTATCTGAAAGCATGTCGGCACCAGCCTCCACCCTCGAGGCCTCTGTCCCTTCCACTGCTTCAGGTGGTCTTGAACTGCCGGTCCTCCCCTCAGCTCCTGTGGACCAAATTCACACTGTTCCCTCATCAATAACAATACCCGACGCTGCTAACTGCCCCACTTTGTCCACCTTGTCCACTGCTCCTACTGTTGTGTTTCCTACACCCCCCACCATTATCCCTGatgtcctctctcctcccggaAGCAGTAGTTGCTCCACTTTAGGTCAAAGTGTAGGGGATACAGTAATACCTGCTCCAAAGTCGTCATCCTCCTTTCATCccactcctcctgctcctgcagtGACCTCTACTCAGCTGCAGCAGGAACGGGCCCTGCAACAGTCTCTCCAGCATTTACAACCCCAGCAACCGATGCAACCGCCAATGCCACTTCAACAACAGATGCCTGAGATGCAGGTGTTTCCTCAGACAGGTCATGCAGAGTTGTCACAACAGTCGGCGCCTCTTCAACAGTTTCTGCCACCAATGTCCCTCCAGCAGCCCCCACAAGATCTTTTTCAAGAGCAGACAGCGCAGCATTCCCCGCAGATACAACAGCCTGCGCTGCCGCAGCAGGTTCTGGCACCGCAAGCTGCCGTGGTTCCTCAGCAGCAGGCCCACATTgatcaccagcagcagcaacagttaCATTTGCAACAGAATATACACttacagcagctccagcagcagcagcagcagatgttgaTGGGTGCTGTGGCTTTAACCACAGATCAAAGCCAAATGCTGCCTCTGTCAATTAGCCAACAGTTTCTTCAACAACAGGCACAGCTAAGTGGCAGCTCTTTAGCACAACCGCAGATTCCACAACAAACCCCCCAGATCGCTGCCGAGCTGCTACACCAACACGTGCAGTCACTGCAACACACCGAGCAGCAACAAGAGATGGCCAAAGGGACGGACACGTCCCAGAAACCGCCACAGTTTCTGCAGCAGAAGCAGTCCTCTTTACAGATATCTGAGTCAGAGGTGTCCACGGGAGAGACATGTTTCACAGATGACACCTGCAGCTACTCCACCCCCTTCCATCCTTCCTCTGACTCCTCTGTGCCGCCTCTCCATCTTGGCACCTCTGAAGCCCCCGTACCGACTCTCTCCCTCGCAATGACACCATCCCCTGCTCAGCCGTCCTCTGTGGCCGAGTCAGACAGCGAAGGCCCCCCAAAAATTGAATATGTGGATAACCGCATTAAGACTCTGGATGAGAAGCTGAGGAACTTGTTGTACCAGGAGTACAGCAGCGGGGCCGGCCTGTGCGCCTCGGGCCCTACATCAGCCACCTCCAcatcagcaggaggagacgAGTCGTGTGAGCCGCAGTCGCTCCGCCACCTGTCTTTGACCctacctccctcctcctccgataCTTCCCCTCagtcatcctcctcttcctcccccaccacctcccgctcctcctctacctcccctGACCCAGAGAGAGATGGCGCAGGAAGGGAGGCTTCCTCAGAATTACCCAACTTTGCGGAGATGGAGCCTGTGGAGCAACAGCCTTGCCCATCTCTCCCCTCCAACTCTGCCTCGTCCACCCCGCCCGCCTCTCTCCTGCCTCCCAATCACGATGAATTTGGTCGGCCCCAGCGTCCACCGGTACCAGGAGAACCAACCATTCTT GCTGTACCCCCACACTCTGACACCAGTACCACTGGAGACGCAACGTGGCCCCACAATCAGCACCCAATCCCCCTCCGGCATGGACACCAGAAGCACAATGCAGGAG AAGGAAGTTCCAGCAGTCAGACTCttagagaggagatggaggcacCACCGCCAAACCCACCTCATTCACGCCAAGGACGATTTCAG GTGACTCCGGTGCTCCAGTCCTCTCCCCCGAAGGCTGCGCCATCAGGCCCCGGAAGCACTCACAGGAAAGTGGGCCGCTTCTCTGTGACCCAGGCTGAGACTAAGAAGGAGCACAGGCAGCCCAACAGCTCCCCGCTGTCTCCTGATCtggtgagggagaggaggagatcccGGGCAAAGGACGCAGAGAAGGAGGAAAGTAAGAGGACCCCAGCGATGGCTCACCTGCCTCGAGGTCATGGACACAGCCACTCACCCCTGGACAGCagcgacgatgatgatgatgagtgtgaGCTGGAGGATGAAGACCTGAGGAAAGAACTTCACAGGCTCAGAGAGAA GCACATCAAAGAGGTGGTATCCCTTCAGTCCCAGCAGAACAGTGAGCTGCAGGAGCTCTACAGACAGCTTCGTTCCCTCAAAGATCAACGGCAGAGTCTGCCCATCTCTCTGTCCCGCTCAACTCCTCTTCCCACGGGACCTCCTGTCCTTTCTCCCCGAAGGCCCAGGCCCGCCAAAATCAGGCTCCGGCCGCGGCCCCACTCTCACATGGATAACAACGGAGTTACATACTCTG GGATTCAGCAGTCGAGTTTCTCTGGTGGTGAACAGAGGATACTGCCTCTCTGTTGCAACCCAGAGCACTGCCCTTCACTGCCTGCTAAAAGAG ATCACAGTCCTCTTCAACAAAGCACATTTACAGATGAACTGCACAAACTCGTTGATAATTGGACGAAGGAAACTGTGGACCCTGTACCGCCCAAGCCTTCGCTGAATCAAATTAAGCAGATTCAGCAGGTGCAGGAGTTGGGAAGCTGGAGTCAGCAGGCGGAG GTGGCTCCACCAGGTTGGTTTCCAGGGGCGCCCCTGAACCCCCAGGCAGCCCCGACCCCTGCATGCTTGCCTGTGGCAGCCCCTCCCCAATACACAGGTGGAGGAAGCTTGTCCACCCTGCACTCTCCGGGACCGCCACTGCAAACGCACATGGCTCAAGTTCCGCAGCCAAGTTTACACCTCCAACAGTCTATCCCCCTCCAGCAGCTGACCTATCAGCAGCCCCCACTCAGCCAGCAGATAACGCAGCCCCGGCTGCAAGCCCCCACAGAGCCCCGATCCCTATCACAGACACGACCCGTCACCCAACCGCCCCATTCGCCACCTCAAGGCCAACCGCTGCTGCCTTCCCAAATTCCCACACCTCCGGTGTCCATGGTGGCGTCTCTGCTGCCTGGCACAGCTGCAGCTAAAGATAGCACCGCTGCTACTGGGGGGGCATTTTGTCCCTGTTCCGCAACCTCTtcaacctcttcctcctcttgctcTACTGCTGCTCTACCTTCCAGTGCCAAAATTCACCCCAAAACTCCcagctcttctctttctcttggaCAGAAGTGA